Genomic window (Luteolibacter sp. Y139):
GATCAGGTCGCGGATCTCGCGCGAGCCGACCGGATCGACACCGGCGGTGGGCTCATCGAGGATGACCAGCCGCGGCTCCTGCACCAGCGCCTGGGCCAGGCCGATGCGCTGGAGCATGCCCTTCGAATAGCCGCCGAGCCGGCGGTCGGCAGCACCATCGAGGTCCACCAGATGGAGAAGTTCCTTCACCCGGGCCTCCAGTGACGCGCCCCGCAGGCCGCAGAGCTTGCCGTAGAAGCGCAGGGTCTCCGCGCCGCTGAGGTGCTTGTAGAAATAGGGATTCTCCGGGAGGAAGCCGACATCCTGGCGTGAATCGACCTTCATTGAGTCATTGCCAAAGATCCGGCAGACTCCGGAGTCCGGCTGCACCAGCCCGAGCAGCGCCTTCATGGTGGTGGACTTGCCGGAGCCATTCGGCCCGATCAGCCCGTAAACCTCGCCAGGAGCGATGGTTAGAGACACGCGGTCGACCGCGCGCAGCGGTTCCTTGCGGCCCGCCGGGCGGAAGTCTTTCACCAGATCTCGGATCTCTACGGCGGTTTCCATCGGCGCGCGGAGGATGCTAGAGGGAGAGCGCCACCGGCAACGTGTTTCGCGTCCGGGTTTTATTCCGGGTGGCCCGTGGCCATTTGCCGGATGACATCCAGAGCCCGGATAGAAAGCGCTGGCGTCCCGCATGGAGATCACTAATTCATAACTCAATGAAACCCTCCGTCCCCCTGCTGATGCTGCCGGTTGCCCTTGGAATCGGCTATTTCGCAGGGAGGCATGGACAGGCTTCGCCCGATGCCCGGGCCGGCACCTCCGCCGGGCCTGCCCTTGAATCGAAGGTGGCTACGCGAGGTTCACGGACTGACCCGTTTGGCGGGGACATGCTCTCACTGTCATCGATGGAGGACCTGCGGAAGGTCTTCCGGCATCAAGGCGAGTCGGTGGCGTCCGCCCGGCTGACGCTGGCGGTGAATGAACTCAAGGCCGACGAGATCCCCGCGCTGATGGAAATGGTGCAGAAGGAGGCCCGGGACAACTCGAACCGCTACGATCCCGTCAGCTACACGCTGATGGGCGCGCTCTTTGAGCGGTGGGCGCTGGTCGATCCGGCGGCATCGGTCGCGTTCGTGATGTCCTGCAAGTCGCGCTCGTTCCAGAAAGGGGCGGCGGGAAGCTGCTTCGGGGCCTTGGCGAAGGCCGACCCGGATCGCGCGATGATGGAATTTGAAAAGCTGCCGAAGGGCGAGCTTCGCGAGTCTGCGGGCATGGCGATGGTGAACACCCTGGGTGACACCGATCCGGCGGCTGCCTGCAACTTGCTGGAGAAGGAAGCCAGCCCCGCAGGATTCAGCGACTACTACACGGCGCAGGTTTTCGGAAAGTGGGCGCAGACCGACCCGGTGGCCGCGGCGGCCCGCTTCGCGACTCTGCCGCCGGACCGGGCGGGCGACCGCACGGCGGGGATGCTGGCGGCGAGCTGGGCGCAGAAGGATCCGGACGCGGCCCTTGCATGGGCCAAGACCCTGAGCGGCGACCGCAAGGGCACCTCGGCAGCGGAAGTCTACAAGGTCATCGCCCGCGAGGATCCGGACAAGGCATGGACGCGGCTCATGAGCGAGCCGGGTTATCTGCGGGGAAGGATCGTCGGAGGGATTTTGGAAATCGTGGCTGATGAGGACCCGGGCAGGGCCATGGCGATGCTGACGAAGATGGAGAACAAGGCGGACCTGCGCATCGCCACCAACAGCTTCCTGCAGAACTTGAACTGGAATGACACGCGGCTTGCCTTCGATCTCATCGATCAAGTGAAGGACCCGGCCACGCGGCGGGAAAACCTGGGGAACCAGATGTACTACGCCGCCTGGGGCACGCCGGACCTGCTCAAGGAACAGATCGCCAAGCTCACGGACCGGGAAAAGATCGATACTTCGGGTGCGGTGTTGCGGGGCCTGGTTTCCTCCGATCCTGCGGCGGCGGAGAAATACTTCCTCGCGCTGCCGGAAGCACAACGCGACACCGACACGCTTGAGGAAATGATGCAGGCCTACACGAACCGCGATCCGAAGAAGGCCCTCGATTTCGCCGTGGCTCTCCAGAACACGCAGGAACAGACCTCGGCGGTGAAGGGGCTTTTCGAAAGTTGGAGCCGCGAGGATCCTGAGGCCGCGGCGGAGGGTTGGAAGAAGCTGCCCGCTGGGCAAAGCCGCTTGGAAGCCCTCGACAATGTCGCCAGCTCATGGAGCCAGAGCGATCCGGAAGCGGCCAAGGCGTGGGCGGACAGTTTGAGCGGTGCCGAGAAGGCACGCGCGCTCGCCGCCGTCCTGCCCTCTCTGGCCCGCGATCATCCGGACACCGCCAGCGCCCAGCTTGCCCGCCTCATTGCCTCGCCGCCGGATGGCATGGGCCAGAACCTCGCCTCCTCCGCCGAAAGACTGGCCGGTCAGTGGGCGGCGGACGATCCGGCCTCCGCATCGGGATGGGCCGCGGCCCTTCCCGAGGGGCCGGCGCGCGATGCCGGGCTCAAGGCAGTCGCGGCCTCCTGGAGCCAGTACGATGCCATCGCCACATCCCAGTGGCTCGGCACGTTGGCAGCCGGTAGTTCGCGGGATGCCGCCATCCAGCCACTGGTCGGGCAGGTCCGGGACAGCGACCCTGCCACTGCCTTCTCGTGGGCGGCTTCGATCACCGATGAAAACG
Coding sequences:
- a CDS encoding ABC transporter ATP-binding protein; protein product: METAVEIRDLVKDFRPAGRKEPLRAVDRVSLTIAPGEVYGLIGPNGSGKSTTMKALLGLVQPDSGVCRIFGNDSMKVDSRQDVGFLPENPYFYKHLSGAETLRFYGKLCGLRGASLEARVKELLHLVDLDGAADRRLGGYSKGMLQRIGLAQALVQEPRLVILDEPTAGVDPVGSREIRDLILDLKARGITVFLCSHLLEQVQEVCDRVGIIYRGKMVKEGRIDDLLAIGDQSEIVLRNASPELLEKLTAQIEADGQAELVRTGRPKTTLERLFLEETVNRRD